Below is a window of Populus trichocarpa isolate Nisqually-1 chromosome 3, P.trichocarpa_v4.1, whole genome shotgun sequence DNA.
CAGATTCTTGTGATTTGTTCTGCCAATAACTTTCACTTCTGTATTGAATTCTGTGTCGCCCTCCCCGGCcatcttttctaatttctttactGCGATGAGCGGTTTGTCTTCGTTGGCTAGTGCCCCTCTGTAAACAATTCCAAAAGCACCCCTACCGAGTTCTTCCTTGAATCCTCCTGTAGCTGTTTCCAGCTCATTGTAAGTAAAATTCTGCAGATTCATTTCTGGCATGACATGGAGTTGCGGTaccatcttttgtttttgttggttcCATCGAGTAAAGAACACGTAGATTCCTAGCAGAGAAAGAACAATTAGAAAGATGGAGCTACCTAAAAGCACCGATCCTGTTGTGATCAAAATTGATCGATCACTCTTCTTTGCACTTGAACCTGCAGTCCGGTTGCCTTTCCTTACTTTCATCAGGGCTTTATCACCAATACTTGGATCTGTTACCCCATTCGAGAGAGGGCCTCTCTTCTTCCAACAGTGTCCACTGTTATAAGTGGCAACAGCACAATAGCAGTCACTCAAGCAAGCTTGTCTGCACCAATCCTCGTCcactgaaaaaaaatcttcataatcAGTAAATGGAAAGTTTTTGTTAAGCATATCCCAGATCATAAAGTTATCTATTTCTTGCGATGGATGGTCACAATCCTGTGAAATAAAGTTTTTCTTGCATCCCTTCCTCTCATCATTTGGATCAAAGAAAGTGTAACCAGGAGGACACTTGCATCTTGGTCTTTGGTCATCTCCTAATATGCAATAGCTGTTGAAACCGCAAGCTCCACTGCCTACTGGTCCCCTAATTACCACGCAGATATTTGAGGGTATGAAGTTTGGCAAAGTCGTCCAGGCCATAGCCCACCTTGTGCTACTGGAAGCAGTCTTTGGATAAGCATATTGCCTAAAAACTCCATCATAGTCCAGGGTTGCCCTCAAGTAGAAATCTTGCATTGATACTGAATTAGAGAATACCGAATTAAGCGTATTGCCATTTTGGTCTGCGAGGTACATATAGCCAGACTGGTTAAAGATCACCCTATAACCGCTTCCAGTAGAAATTTGGGCAGACCAATAAGCAACATTTGAGGTAGTTGTTGGATAACGTGTTGTGTACAGTACGAGATTGCTGTCAGCTTGTAGAATGAACTTGAATCTTCCATCTGAATAATTCTTTTCCAGGTAGGGAGCAATTAGTTGAGCACCTAAATTCAGATTTTGTGTGGGCAACAGTGTGTCTGTTGGTTCATCAAAACTCTGCCACAAATTGGCACCAGCTTGGCTTGCTACCACGAAGTTTCCCGTGTCAAGCATGGCTGCATAGGCGGCTCCACTTCCACCAAAAACTGGACTCCATATTGTTCTGCCTGATTGATCATTTAGAACCAACTCACCATCTCTGGTAAGTTGTACTTTTGATCCCCCCTGAACTAGATCATTTCTATTAGCTGACCAGACTATGGTTCTTTCGGGTATTTTGTTGAACCATATGGCAAGTAGGTAGCCAGCATCACCAACTTGTTGGAATCCAAAAGCAAATTCCCCAGATGGTGAAGTCCAAGGAAGGTTATCACTTGCAGCAGTGAGAAATAAGCCCGAAGATATGTTGCTGTGAGCCTGACCATTGCCAGAAAATGGCAGcagcagaagaagaaggaagaaaaaacaatatggtAGTTGAAAATCCATGATGTGAAGATACTGTATATTAAGACCTTGCATGATTTAGGGCACAGGTCCTCTTCTCTATTTATGCTGAGTATTGTCGTTGGAGGAAAATATGGGTCTCCAACTAATTGATAAAGAGATTGTATTTATGTGATTGTATTTTTCCCTTGTGATAAATTCGaatctttttttcatgcatGAGAATAAACTAATGCTAAAAACCTTCCAGTTATTAAACGGTCAATGCATTTATCAAATGAATATGGCAAAGACTTTCTTTATGTGGTTAATTGTGATAAAGAGATTTCAACTGATTTCGAATCATTTTTTCATGCATGAGAATAAACTAATGCTAAAAACCTTCTGCGTATCAAATGAAGATGGCAAAGACTTTCTTTCTGTCtttatgcttttttctttttggtaaataaattttaactaataTCCAATTTTTCCGGTTATTAAACGGTCAATGTATTTATCTGCCAACCCAAAACCAAACCCCGGTCgatttcaatatataaaaatcttgtttaatttttttaaaaataaaaaaataatatagatatatttttaaataacaaaatgatacttttataaattaacttgagttaactccCGGTCgttatactataaaaaaaactaaaataaattatcaatatttgacTGGAGGACAAAACATAGCAGCTTCCTGCTTACTTCCTCAGAAAATGCTTATCGCAATGACTCAAACATTAGGTGACTCTTCCAATATATATTAACGCGAAGAAAGGACTGTGTGATAAACCCATGCAAAAAAGACATGCAAAAAAGACTTGTTATTAGCTGTACGTCTTAGAGCAATAGCTAGATAATTAGGTCATTGACAATCAATTCACTATCAAaccttcaattgtttttaatttgacccttgATTTTATCGATTTAAGTCCTTGAAGTCTCATGCCTTTTATGGTTTGgtctttgattttgagtttcttcaatcaagtccttaattgcctattaaactttaatatttatacaattaaacctctgatttgatcaaatcatcttttttaaattgcaatTCAACCCCAAGACTTcaattttttccaattaaagctcaaattgaattcaaaaacCAACATTCCTagcaattaaacccttaataaattcaattaaaccctaaaaaaaataccaattg
It encodes the following:
- the LOC112326829 gene encoding G-type lectin S-receptor-like serine/threonine-protein kinase LECRK2, with translation MQGLNIQYLHIMDFQLPYCFFFLLLLLLPFSGNGQAHSNISSGLFLTAASDNLPWTSPSGEFAFGFQQVGDAGYLLAIWFNKIPERTIVWSANRNDLVQGGSKVQLTRDGELVLNDQSGRTIWSPVFGGSGAAYAAMLDTGNFVVASQAGANLWQSFDEPTDTLLPTQNLNLGAQLIAPYLEKNYSDGRFKFILQADSNLVLYTTRYPTTTSNVAYWSAQISTGSGYRVIFNQSGYMYLADQNGNTLNSVFSNSVSMQDFYLRATLDYDGVFRQYAYPKTASSSTRWAMAWTTLPNFIPSNICVVIRGPVGSGACGFNSYCILGDDQRPRCKCPPGYTFFDPNDERKGCKKNFISQDCDHPSQEIDNFMIWDMLNKNFPFTDYEDFFSVDEDWCRQACLSDCYCAVATYNSGHCWKKRGPLSNGVTDPSIGDKALMKVRKGNRTAGSSAKKSDRSILITTGSVLLGSSIFLIVLSLLGIYVFFTRWNQQKQKMVPQLHVMPEMNLQNFTYNELETATGGFKEELGRGAFGIVYRGALANEDKPLIAVKKLEKMAGEGDTEFNTEVKVIGRTNHKNLVQLVGFCNEGENRLLVYEYMSSGSLSNYIFGYSRPSWHRRMQIAFGVARGLLYLHEECSSQIIHCDIKPQNILLDESLNARISDFGLAKLLKTDQTKTTTGIRGTKGYVAPEWFKNLPVTTKVDTYSFGILLLELVCCRKNFEINAMQEDQIVLADWACDCLKEGKLNLLVEEDEEAMEDMKRVERFVMVAIWCIQEDPSLRPGMKKVVQMLEGSVQVSVPPDPSSFISTI